One Pantoea eucalypti genomic region harbors:
- the cysT gene encoding sulfate/thiosulfate ABC transporter permease CysT, whose product MFAASHKRVLPGFGLSLGTSLLFTCLILLLPISAVIMQLSQMTLQQYWDVVTNPQLIAAYKVTLLSAGVASLFNAVFGMLMAWILTRYRFPGRALLDGLMDLPFALPTAVAGLTLAGLFSVNGWYGQWFAHFDIKISYTWIGIAIAMAFTSIPFVVRTVQPVLEELGPEYEEAAETLGATPWQSFRRVVLPEVAPALLAGTALSFTRSLGEFGAVIFIAGNIAWKTEVTSLMIFVRLQEFDYPAASAIASVILTASLILLFAINTLQSRFGRRLGGH is encoded by the coding sequence ATGTTTGCAGCCAGCCATAAACGCGTCTTGCCCGGCTTTGGTCTCAGCCTTGGCACCAGCCTGCTCTTTACCTGCCTGATTCTGCTGCTGCCGATCAGCGCGGTGATCATGCAGCTGTCGCAGATGACGCTGCAGCAGTACTGGGACGTGGTGACTAACCCGCAGCTGATTGCCGCCTATAAAGTGACGCTGCTCTCTGCCGGTGTTGCGTCACTGTTTAATGCCGTGTTCGGCATGCTGATGGCGTGGATTCTGACCCGTTATCGCTTCCCGGGCCGTGCACTGCTGGACGGTCTGATGGATCTGCCCTTTGCACTGCCTACCGCCGTAGCGGGTCTCACCCTGGCCGGACTCTTTTCGGTCAACGGCTGGTACGGACAGTGGTTCGCCCATTTCGACATCAAAATTTCCTACACATGGATTGGTATCGCCATTGCCATGGCCTTTACCAGCATTCCGTTTGTGGTACGAACCGTACAGCCGGTGCTGGAAGAGTTAGGCCCGGAGTATGAAGAGGCCGCCGAAACCCTGGGTGCCACACCGTGGCAGAGCTTCCGCCGCGTGGTGCTGCCAGAGGTAGCCCCTGCGCTGCTGGCCGGTACGGCACTCTCCTTTACGCGCAGCCTGGGTGAGTTTGGTGCGGTGATTTTCATTGCCGGTAACATCGCCTGGAAAACCGAGGTGACCTCCCTGATGATTTTTGTCCGGCTACAGGAGTTCGACTATCCGGCGGCCAGCGCCATCGCCTCGGTGATCCTGACGGCCTCGCTGATTCTGTTATTCGCCATTAACACATTACAGAGCCGCTTTGGCCGTCGTCTGGGAGGTCACTAA